One genomic window of Borreliella burgdorferi B31 includes the following:
- the gatA gene encoding Asp-tRNA(Asn)/Glu-tRNA(Gln) amidotransferase subunit GatA, whose translation MDLSNLTLTKIQELVLTRKCKIYDILLAYKNNYELNKDINGYIEFFDDSLEIAKRYDDCLKNCELEDLPLIGMLIAVKDNISIQDKSLTCASEILKGYISPYDATVIKRLKNKGAILIGRTNMDEFAMGSTCEFSYYGATLNPLNREYVIGGSSGGSAAVVAAFQAPFSLGSDTGGSVRLPASFSGILGFKPSYGGLSRYGLASYASSFDQIGFFSHSIEDIALILKHTCGSDKMDSTSVDIFDDFYPLKIESLQGKNLAVIKELSEDLMDKNVANSFAKFKLDLLSKGINIKEVSIEEINFILSIYYIISPVEASSNLARYTGLCYGKRISEGLSLNDFYFKHRSNFLSEEVKRRIVLGNYLLSERYDSKYYAKACEILQNLIIPKFNKLFESCDFIITPTSFVKPFRLGLDFDDPVKMYYSDICTVIANLIGAPAISLPYSKDEEGLSIGMQIIGRSKKDFELLSFSKNVIRELGLNGI comes from the coding sequence TTGGACTTAAGTAATTTAACTTTAACCAAAATTCAAGAATTAGTTTTAACTAGAAAATGTAAAATTTATGATATTTTGCTTGCTTATAAAAATAATTATGAGCTAAATAAAGATATCAATGGATATATTGAATTTTTTGATGATTCTTTAGAGATTGCAAAAAGGTATGACGATTGTTTAAAAAATTGTGAATTAGAAGATTTGCCTTTAATTGGTATGCTTATTGCAGTCAAAGATAATATTTCAATTCAAGATAAATCTTTAACTTGTGCTTCTGAGATTTTAAAAGGTTATATTTCTCCTTATGATGCGACTGTTATTAAAAGGCTTAAGAATAAAGGAGCAATTTTAATTGGTAGAACCAATATGGATGAATTTGCCATGGGTTCTACTTGTGAATTTTCTTATTACGGTGCAACTTTAAATCCTTTAAATAGAGAATATGTTATAGGTGGTAGTTCTGGAGGCTCTGCAGCTGTAGTTGCAGCTTTTCAAGCACCTTTTTCGCTTGGTAGTGATACTGGAGGTTCTGTTAGGCTGCCCGCATCTTTTTCAGGAATTTTGGGTTTTAAACCTTCTTATGGAGGTCTTTCTCGCTATGGGCTTGCATCTTATGCTTCGTCTTTTGATCAAATAGGATTTTTTTCTCATTCTATTGAAGATATTGCTTTAATTTTAAAGCATACTTGTGGATCTGATAAAATGGATTCTACTAGTGTAGACATTTTTGATGATTTTTATCCTTTAAAAATTGAGTCGTTGCAAGGTAAAAATTTAGCTGTAATCAAAGAGCTTAGCGAAGATCTAATGGACAAAAATGTTGCAAATAGTTTTGCAAAGTTTAAATTAGACCTTTTGTCAAAGGGTATTAATATAAAAGAAGTTTCAATAGAAGAGATTAATTTTATTTTATCAATTTATTATATAATTTCTCCTGTTGAAGCATCCTCCAATCTTGCTCGTTATACTGGACTTTGTTACGGCAAGAGAATCTCTGAAGGTTTGAGTCTTAATGATTTTTATTTTAAACATAGGAGCAATTTCTTGTCAGAAGAAGTTAAAAGGCGTATTGTTCTTGGAAATTATTTGTTATCAGAAAGGTATGATTCTAAATATTATGCAAAAGCTTGTGAAATTCTTCAAAATTTGATTATTCCTAAATTTAACAAGCTTTTTGAAAGCTGTGATTTTATTATTACCCCAACAAGCTTTGTTAAACCTTTTAGACTTGGTTTGGATTTTGATGATCCTGTTAAAATGTATTATTCAGATATTTGTACTGTTATTGCAAATCTTATTGGAGCCCCTGCTATTTCGCTTCCATATTCTAAGGATGAGGAAGGATTGTCAATT
- the gatC gene encoding Asp-tRNA(Asn)/Glu-tRNA(Gln) amidotransferase subunit GatC, translating into MKDIHLKNSLKLSLVTLSRESEDKFISKFEKVIKLVNKISNFEVQINFNANKKKISTLREDKVEFSLSIEAIKKLSNSFLDGYFSSPKILE; encoded by the coding sequence TTGAAAGATATACATTTAAAAAATAGCTTAAAATTAAGCTTAGTGACACTTAGTAGAGAGAGTGAAGATAAATTTATTTCAAAATTTGAGAAAGTTATTAAATTGGTTAATAAAATTTCAAATTTTGAGGTTCAAATTAATTTTAATGCTAATAAGAAAAAGATTTCTACGTTGCGCGAGGATAAAGTAGAATTTTCTCTTTCTATTGAAGCAATTAAAAAACTTAGTAATTCGTTTTTAGATGGATATTTTTCATCTCCTAAAATATTGGAGTAA
- a CDS encoding ATP-dependent helicase translates to MDKIKKFFSSLNTSQEKIVFSKSKNPMLVLAGPGSGKTRVIIAKIVYLIKYMNIDPNEILALTFTNKAANEMNDRINDLLKFDKKLHIQTFHSFGSWLLRVYYKDFNENYDSNFTIWDTNDVVKFVKQIDLAPNLEMAKHIAALILKDKENFFLEKFIQFTEKEYEYIKIYEEEKAKNNAFDFSDLIIKPILMLRQSKSLKESIQSRFKVIFVDEYQDTNYSQFLFLKELYLDGMYFMVVGDEDQSIYSFRGARIENILEFEKTFDNVIKFYLVQNYRSNSNIVGIANEVISKNKNRYEKQITTQNSSNKRMKFLVFQSTSDEAEYFSNLLISNDIKTAILYRFNSQSFHFETSFLKKNIPYKVLGSIKFYDREEIKDIICLLRLFINKKDKISFLRMINKPSRGIGKTTLDKIISSLNDKDVNFNLFCASKKTLGLLKNRAKESLLLFLNVYEELGKKLFEDNYINLSAFIEDVVIRFGLLDYYRKFDKDEKLRNIDELINSGIEYSGTFEGLAIFLENSSLSPLISGDFKSNILLSSIHGVKGLEFDRVVISGLEKGLLPAEIEELTEDRLEEERRLFYVAITRAKSELIVTLNLRRAFRGSYKGTLPSVFFQDIDKNSYDIIFIPEYLKENFNNFFINNKRDIGFNIGDYIIYNGEKGIVVDSWYQSNLQFVKISLRNGKKAILSPEYIKKIVKV, encoded by the coding sequence ATGGATAAAATAAAAAAATTTTTTTCTAGCTTAAATACTTCTCAAGAAAAAATTGTTTTTAGTAAAAGTAAAAATCCAATGCTTGTTTTAGCAGGGCCTGGAAGTGGTAAAACAAGAGTTATAATTGCAAAAATTGTTTATTTAATCAAATATATGAATATAGATCCCAATGAAATTTTAGCTTTAACTTTTACCAATAAAGCTGCAAATGAAATGAATGATAGGATAAATGATCTTTTAAAATTTGACAAAAAACTTCATATTCAAACTTTTCATTCTTTTGGGTCTTGGCTTTTGAGAGTTTACTATAAGGATTTTAACGAAAATTACGATTCAAATTTTACAATTTGGGATACTAATGATGTTGTTAAATTTGTTAAACAAATTGATCTTGCTCCAAATCTTGAAATGGCAAAACATATTGCAGCTTTGATTTTAAAAGACAAAGAAAATTTTTTCTTAGAAAAATTTATTCAATTTACAGAAAAGGAATATGAGTATATTAAAATTTATGAGGAAGAGAAAGCTAAAAATAATGCTTTTGATTTCTCAGATCTTATTATTAAGCCTATTTTAATGCTGAGGCAATCTAAATCTTTAAAAGAGTCTATTCAATCTAGATTTAAAGTTATTTTTGTAGATGAATATCAAGATACAAATTATTCACAATTTTTATTTTTAAAAGAACTTTATTTAGATGGTATGTATTTTATGGTCGTAGGAGATGAAGATCAGTCAATATATTCTTTTAGGGGAGCTAGAATTGAAAATATTCTTGAATTTGAAAAAACTTTTGACAATGTTATTAAATTTTATTTAGTGCAAAATTATCGTTCAAATTCAAATATAGTGGGCATTGCAAATGAGGTTATTTCAAAAAATAAAAATAGATATGAAAAGCAAATAACAACTCAAAATAGTTCTAATAAAAGGATGAAATTTTTAGTTTTTCAAAGCACTTCAGATGAAGCTGAATATTTTTCTAATTTGCTTATTTCCAATGATATTAAGACAGCAATACTTTATAGATTTAATTCTCAATCTTTTCATTTTGAAACATCTTTTTTAAAGAAGAATATCCCATACAAGGTTTTAGGATCAATTAAATTTTATGATAGAGAGGAAATAAAAGATATTATTTGTTTGCTTAGGCTTTTTATAAACAAGAAAGATAAAATATCTTTCTTGAGAATGATAAACAAGCCTTCTAGAGGAATTGGAAAAACTACTCTAGACAAAATAATTAGTTCTTTAAACGATAAAGATGTTAATTTCAATTTGTTTTGTGCAAGTAAAAAGACTTTAGGTTTGCTTAAAAATAGAGCCAAAGAGTCTCTTTTATTATTTTTAAATGTTTATGAGGAGCTGGGTAAAAAACTTTTTGAAGATAATTATATTAATTTATCTGCTTTTATTGAGGATGTAGTAATTAGGTTTGGTCTTTTAGATTATTATAGAAAATTTGATAAGGACGAAAAATTAAGAAATATTGATGAACTTATTAATAGTGGAATTGAATATTCAGGCACGTTTGAAGGTCTTGCTATATTTTTAGAAAATTCTTCACTTTCTCCTTTAATTTCTGGAGATTTTAAGTCCAATATACTTTTGTCTTCAATTCACGGTGTTAAGGGGCTTGAATTTGATAGAGTTGTGATTTCTGGGCTTGAGAAAGGTCTTTTACCTGCTGAAATTGAAGAATTAACAGAAGATAGACTTGAAGAGGAGAGAAGGCTTTTTTATGTKGCGATCACAAGAGCTAAATCAGAGCTTATTGTTACCTTAAACTTAAGGCGAGCTTTTAGAGGTTCTTATAAGGGCACTTTGCCTTCTGTTTTTTTCCAAGATATTGACAAAAACTCTTATGACATTATCTTTATCCCTGAGTATTTAAAAGAGAATTTTAATAATTTTTTTATTAATAACAAAAGGGATATTGGATTTAATATTGGAGATTATATAATTTATAATGGAGAAAAGGGAATAGTTGTTGATAGCTGGTACCAAAGCAACTTGCAGTTTGTTAAAATTAGTTTGAGAAATGGTAAGAAAGCTATTTTGAGTCCTGAGTATATTAAAAAAATTGTCAAAGTTTAG
- a CDS encoding BB_0345 family helix-turn-helix protein: MKENDFIKFGSYLRKVRDSKNLTLEMVAEDIKISIKYLKALEESNIEIFPNEVLAVGFLRTYSEYLDIDSRLISTLFKDYKSRLNNSYIGIKSEDKISNLGFLSDNKVSEKKIFFFSLESLSIFKVFLGIVGVLLLFVFLYFREVEGYFKKFFNLSQDEKIISNIHEVSFDKKNFWNVSLKEGDFLSLTYSDDIAKYRASFIGDDLVIVDESKKSKNILNLGEFKEINLDDNIRVKIIYENYYYDKLKIAHVSLESFALNVKYVSETNIDNRFNILNWQFDVKGTEKLPSSNYLTLYSSQKLSNVDLKIDFLNDTFFRYADENNLYGKSLFASKGIPINLAFEKSLILFFSRLSDVNIILNDRDITPFLKEQGKEIFAVQFFWVKTPSGFDLKVSEVY; the protein is encoded by the coding sequence ATGAAAGAAAATGATTTTATTAAATTTGGGAGTTATTTGAGAAAAGTTAGAGATAGTAAAAATTTGACTCTTGAAATGGTAGCTGAGGATATTAAAATTTCTATTAAGTATCTTAAGGCTCTTGAAGAATCTAATATTGAAATTTTCCCAAACGAAGTTTTGGCTGTTGGATTTTTAAGAACTTATAGCGAATATTTAGACATTGATTCTAGATTGATATCAACACTTTTTAAGGATTATAAAAGTAGACTTAATAATAGTTATATTGGGATTAAATCTGAAGATAAAATTTCAAATTTAGGATTTTTAAGCGACAATAAAGTTTCAGAAAAAAAAATATTTTTTTTTAGTTTAGAATCTTTAAGTATTTTTAAAGTCTTTTTAGGCATTGTTGGTGTTCTTTTATTATTTGTGTTTCTCTATTTTAGAGAAGTGGAAGGCTATTTTAAAAAATTTTTCAATCTTAGTCAGGATGAAAAGATAATTTCAAATATTCATGAAGTGTCTTTTGATAAAAAGAATTTTTGGAACGTTTCTCTTAAAGAGGGAGATTTTTTATCTTTAACGTATAGTGATGATATTGCAAAATATAGAGCATCGTTTATTGGCGATGATTTAGTTATTGTTGATGAGTCTAAAAAAAGTAAGAATATTTTAAATTTAGGAGAGTTTAAAGAGATAAATCTTGATGATAATATTAGAGTCAAAATTATTTATGAGAATTATTATTATGATAAGTTGAAAATAGCTCATGTAAGTTTAGAGTCTTTTGCTTTAAATGTTAAATATGTATCTGAAACTAATATTGACAATAGATTTAATATTTTAAATTGGCAGTTTGATGTTAAGGGAACTGAAAAATTGCCGAGCAGCAATTATCTTACCCTATATTCTTCTCAAAAACTTTCAAATGTTGATTTGAAAATCGATTTTTTAAATGATACATTTTTTAGATATGCCGATGAAAACAATCTTTATGGGAAGTCTCTTTTTGCATCCAAAGGTATTCCTATTAATTTAGCTTTTGAAAAATCTTTGATACTATTTTTTTCAAGACTTTCTGATGTTAATATCATTCTTAATGACAGAGACATTACTCCTTTTTTAAAAGAGCAGGGAAAAGAAATTTTTGCTGTTCAATTTTTTTGGGTAAAGACCCCCTCAGGGTTTGATCTTAAGGTTTCTGAAGTTTATTAG
- a CDS encoding LolA family protein, giving the protein MIKTILLLVLYPVVVFSQISANQYFEGIYAKYQNIEDMQATINFTLKGLKQTGVLLYKFPDKFIINLDSNNQVFVSDGEFLTVYVPSLGTSFNQQLLKGSSGGGLMKVLNSEYSVSYTNSPNLEDLDSSEPGKYIKLTFSRKLYKGAATINSFIIAFAPDGIIRRITAFPTSGGREIVIDLTAVKFNVGILDSKFKYDPPKSSNKVDNFLYDIKKN; this is encoded by the coding sequence ATGATAAAAACAATACTTTTATTAGTTTTGTATCCTGTTGTTGTGTTTTCTCAAATATCTGCAAATCAATATTTTGAAGGAATTTATGCTAAATATCAAAATATAGAGGACATGCAAGCAACAATTAATTTTACTTTAAAGGGGTTAAAGCAAACAGGTGTTTTGCTTTATAAGTTTCCAGACAAGTTTATTATCAATTTAGATTCAAATAATCAAGTTTTTGTAAGTGATGGTGAATTTTTGACAGTTTATGTTCCATCTCTTGGGACTTCTTTTAATCAGCAATTATTAAAGGGTAGTAGTGGGGGAGGTCTTATGAAAGTTTTAAATAGTGAGTATAGCGTATCTTATACCAATTCTCCAAATTTAGAAGATCTCGATTCATCTGAGCCTGGAAAATATATTAAATTAACCTTTTCTAGAAAGCTTTACAAGGGGGCTGCTACTATTAATTCTTTTATTATTGCTTTTGCTCCGGATGGAATAATTAGAAGAATTACTGCTTTTCCTACTAGTGGTGGGCGCGAAATAGTTATTGATTTGACTGCTGTGAAGTTTAATGTTGGAATTCTTGATAGCAAATTTAAATATGATCCTCCAAAATCTTCAAATAAGGTAGATAATTTTTTATATGATATTAAAAAAAATTAA
- a CDS encoding NFACT RNA binding domain-containing protein translates to MSLNYTEINTLIKEIPFTNSLITKIIQPDYKSLVLEIYNKIDNKKFKILICLNPNTTRFHITKKNFKKNALKLRFSDFLKSKIQNGKIIKAFQMKNERIISLEILQKDMIILFIKLWPSSPNIIATNSNFKILDAYYRRPKIKETTGEIFLKAKEIHESNKMSDKKIMELKEEYNNTSYTSYSEFLENYYESLNDQIKKTNIKELLIEKYKKELIVLEKRIDSLKQQIKLLENIENEKEKGELILLNINKIQKGIKEINLLNYKEEKIKISLNQSLSPKENALQYFKAYKKGKNSFKTIQNQLKDNLDKFNLIQSKITMLKVENLIPEEEYNQEKTAIKEKEKTPKIGLHFTYCGFEILIGRNAKENDKLLRHCVKGNDYWLHTRDYPGAYVFIKNQKNKTPSLDVLLGAGNLCVFYTKLAKKSGKADLYYTQVKNLRRVKNKKLGLVIPKAEKNLHIKLDENLIKKIKNQT, encoded by the coding sequence ATGTCTTTGAATTACACTGAAATAAATACTTTGATTAAAGAAATTCCTTTCACAAACTCTTTAATAACAAAAATAATACAACCGGATTACAAAAGTTTGGTTTTAGAGATTTACAATAAAATTGACAATAAAAAATTTAAAATACTAATCTGCTTAAATCCAAACACTACAAGATTCCATATAACAAAAAAAAATTTCAAAAAGAATGCTTTAAAATTAAGATTTTCTGACTTCTTAAAATCAAAAATTCAAAATGGAAAAATTATAAAAGCTTTCCAAATGAAAAATGAAAGAATCATTTCTCTTGAGATTTTGCAAAAAGATATGATTATCTTATTTATTAAATTGTGGCCATCCTCGCCCAATATAATAGCTACAAATTCAAACTTTAAAATACTAGATGCATATTACAGAAGGCCAAAAATAAAAGAAACAACAGGTGAAATCTTTTTAAAAGCTAAAGAAATACATGAAAGCAATAAAATGTCTGATAAAAAAATTATGGAACTAAAGGAAGAATATAATAATACCAGCTATACATCTTATTCTGAATTTCTTGAAAATTACTACGAATCGCTTAATGATCAAATTAAAAAAACCAATATAAAAGAATTGCTTATTGAAAAATATAAAAAAGAGTTAATTGTTTTAGAAAAAAGAATAGACTCTTTAAAACAACAAATTAAACTGCTTGAAAACATTGAAAACGAAAAGGAAAAAGGCGAATTGATTTTATTAAATATTAACAAAATACAAAAAGGGATTAAAGAAATAAACCTCTTAAATTATAAAGAAGAAAAAATTAAAATATCCTTAAACCAATCATTATCACCAAAAGAAAATGCCTTGCAATATTTTAAAGCATATAAAAAGGGCAAAAATTCTTTCAAAACCATACAAAATCAATTAAAAGATAATCTAGATAAATTTAATTTAATTCAATCAAAAATAACAATGTTAAAAGTCGAAAATTTAATTCCGGAAGAAGAATATAATCAAGAAAAAACTGCTATTAAAGAAAAAGAAAAAACGCCAAAAATAGGCTTGCATTTTACCTATTGTGGATTTGAAATTCTTATTGGAAGAAACGCAAAAGAAAACGATAAACTTTTAAGACATTGCGTTAAAGGAAATGACTATTGGCTTCATACAAGAGATTATCCTGGAGCTTATGTTTTTATTAAAAATCAAAAAAATAAAACTCCTAGCCTTGATGTCCTTTTAGGTGCTGGTAATTTATGCGTATTTTACACAAAATTAGCAAAAAAATCGGGAAAAGCCGATCTTTACTACACTCAAGTTAAAAATTTAAGAAGAGTTAAAAATAAAAAGCTGGGCCTTGTAATTCCAAAAGCAGAAAAAAATTTACATATTAAGCTAGATGAAAATCTAATAAAAAAAATAAAAAATCAAACCTAA
- the pyk gene encoding pyruvate kinase, protein MISKLTKIVATISDLRCEPEHIKDLHDAGVNVIRLNTAHQSHEDTIKVIDNVRKISNKIALMIDTKGPEVRTANIENPIIVKTGDKVIISTSPINEPNNFQTNYDGFVKEVPQGSKVLIDDGELEMTVVAKLPDRLICEIKNDGQIKNKKSINTPGISLKLQSVTEKDKGFIELAAKYNVDFIAHSFVRHSKDVQDVQEILTASGNPDVKIISKIENQEGIDNIEEIAKASYGIMVARGDMGVEIPAEDVPIAQLKITQTCIKYGIPVITATQMLHTMIENPRPTRAEVSDIANAILNGTDAIMLSGETAYGKYPIEAVKMMTSIAKKVEKHRKMTLYKDELFYDKSITRNYIIKCAIDATKLMDIKAIIVDSLKGKTARIMATYRASVPLFITTNSERLARELALSYGVYSNLVDNNFKRTTEFVVTSLKMLKEQGVVNDKDTVIIISGNPNRNIEKGTEFMEINTVEDAIKGRNI, encoded by the coding sequence ATGATTTCAAAGTTAACAAAAATTGTAGCAACAATATCTGATCTTAGATGCGAACCAGAACATATAAAAGATTTACACGATGCAGGGGTAAATGTTATAAGACTAAATACTGCTCATCAATCACACGAAGATACAATAAAAGTAATAGACAATGTTAGAAAAATTTCAAATAAAATAGCTTTAATGATTGATACAAAAGGACCAGAAGTTAGAACAGCAAATATTGAAAATCCTATTATTGTAAAAACTGGAGACAAGGTAATCATTTCAACCTCGCCTATTAATGAGCCTAATAACTTTCAAACCAATTATGATGGATTTGTTAAAGAAGTACCCCAAGGATCTAAAGTGCTAATTGATGACGGTGAACTTGAAATGACTGTTGTTGCCAAATTGCCTGACAGATTAATTTGTGAAATTAAAAATGACGGCCAAATTAAAAATAAAAAATCAATCAATACCCCCGGAATTTCTCTTAAGCTACAATCAGTAACCGAAAAAGACAAAGGATTTATTGAGCTTGCAGCAAAATATAATGTTGATTTTATTGCCCATTCGTTTGTAAGACATTCCAAAGACGTTCAAGATGTTCAAGAAATTTTAACTGCCTCTGGAAATCCTGATGTAAAAATTATATCCAAAATCGAAAATCAAGAGGGAATTGACAACATTGAAGAAATTGCAAAAGCTTCTTACGGAATAATGGTTGCAAGGGGAGACATGGGAGTTGAAATTCCTGCAGAAGATGTACCCATTGCTCAACTTAAAATAACACAAACCTGTATAAAGTATGGAATACCCGTGATTACAGCAACTCAAATGCTTCATACAATGATTGAAAATCCAAGACCTACTAGAGCAGAAGTGTCTGACATCGCTAACGCTATTTTAAACGGCACAGACGCAATTATGTTATCCGGAGAAACCGCCTACGGGAAATATCCAATTGAAGCTGTAAAAATGATGACAAGCATTGCTAAAAAAGTTGAAAAACACAGAAAAATGACCTTATATAAGGATGAACTTTTTTACGATAAAAGTATCACAAGAAACTATATTATCAAATGTGCAATTGATGCCACAAAACTTATGGACATAAAAGCAATTATTGTAGATTCTCTAAAAGGCAAAACCGCAAGAATAATGGCAACCTACAGAGCAAGTGTTCCATTATTCATTACAACAAATAGCGAAAGACTAGCAAGAGAATTAGCATTATCTTACGGGGTTTATTCTAATCTTGTAGACAATAATTTCAAAAGAACTACCGAATTTGTAGTAACTTCTCTTAAAATGTTAAAAGAACAAGGTGTTGTTAATGACAAAGATACTGTAATAATTATTTCTGGAAATCCAAATAGAAATATTGAAAAAGGAACAGAATTTATGGAAATAAACACAGTAGAAGATGCAATCAAAGGACGAAATATATAA
- the amrB gene encoding AmmeMemoRadiSam system protein B, which yields MVENIFYSDNTNDLSFKLEEKKTHKALLTSYGSYEFFLKNECLFKKIISNQTNNVFIISEAKSNFLINISNHNVWKIFNKNIKVNLKILKLLKTLNFINIDDKLIENDHKIEITLNFISNIKENIKIIPIIFGKTCNKHLLKFCEFLKPFINREENSFIFLSCFISKSTNIKKALKFEENLKHILLEKKLPNLNLILENYKSKKIFPENINAIMTISSLFKHFEFTDSKITFNSPEYLISNSILIR from the coding sequence TTGGTTGAAAACATATTTTATTCAGATAATACAAACGACTTGTCATTTAAGTTGGAAGAAAAAAAAACTCACAAAGCCCTCCTAACAAGTTATGGGAGCTATGAGTTTTTTTTAAAAAATGAATGCTTGTTTAAAAAAATAATATCAAATCAAACTAATAATGTATTTATAATCTCTGAGGCCAAAAGCAATTTTTTAATTAATATATCCAATCACAATGTGTGGAAAATTTTTAATAAAAATATTAAAGTAAACCTAAAGATATTAAAATTATTAAAAACCTTAAATTTTATTAATATAGACGATAAATTAATCGAAAATGATCATAAAATTGAAATTACATTGAATTTTATTAGCAACATAAAGGAAAACATAAAAATAATTCCAATAATTTTTGGAAAAACTTGCAATAAACATTTACTAAAATTTTGCGAGTTTTTAAAACCTTTTATAAACAGAGAAGAAAATTCATTTATTTTTCTATCTTGCTTTATTTCAAAATCTACAAATATAAAAAAAGCCTTAAAGTTTGAAGAAAATTTAAAGCATATCCTTCTTGAAAAAAAATTGCCTAATCTTAACCTAATACTAGAAAACTATAAATCAAAAAAAATATTTCCGGAAAATATAAATGCAATCATGACCATTTCAAGCCTTTTTAAACATTTCGAATTTACAGACTCAAAAATAACATTTAACTCCCCAGAATACTTGATATCAAACAGTATTCTAATAAGATAA
- the rpmB gene encoding 50S ribosomal protein L28 → MARKCEITGKKTMFGNNVPRKGLAKKKGGAGQHIGVKTKRTFKVNLINKKFFIPNLGRSVSIKVSANALRSISKIGLDAFLKKNCKKIENFL, encoded by the coding sequence ATGGCTAGGAAGTGTGAGATAACAGGAAAAAAAACTATGTTTGGAAACAATGTTCCAAGGAAAGGGCTTGCCAAGAAAAAAGGTGGAGCTGGACAACATATTGGAGTAAAAACCAAAAGAACCTTTAAGGTTAATTTAATAAATAAAAAATTTTTTATTCCAAATCTTGGAAGAAGTGTTAGTATTAAGGTTTCTGCTAATGCGCTAAGAAGTATTTCAAAGATAGGGCTTGATGCTTTTTTAAAGAAAAACTGCAAAAAAATAGAAAACTTTTTATAA
- a CDS encoding CarD family transcriptional regulator, which produces MAFLLNQSVVYPMHGVGTIKDIRTKEFNGEIIDYYEIHFPFNDMIFMVPVAKVDDFGIRALVSREKVEEVFDVIKEFEGQIDSKKIKDGGHEFYKKSDILDTAKLYKFLYKKSTQKELPFYEKRILNDFELILEHEISLALQISFEEAKKKIKNILVDNKKA; this is translated from the coding sequence ATGGCATTTTTGCTAAATCAATCAGTAGTTTATCCAATGCATGGAGTAGGTACGATTAAGGATATTAGGACTAAAGAGTTTAATGGTGAGATTATTGATTATTATGAAATACATTTTCCATTTAATGATATGATTTTTATGGTTCCTGTTGCTAAAGTTGATGATTTTGGAATTAGAGCTTTGGTTAGCAGGGAAAAGGTAGAAGAAGTTTTTGATGTTATTAAAGAGTTTGAAGGGCAAATAGATTCAAAAAAAATAAAAGATGGTGGTCATGAATTTTATAAAAAAAGCGATATTTTAGATACAGCAAAGTTATATAAGTTTTTATATAAAAAATCTACTCAAAAAGAACTTCCTTTTTACGAAAAAAGGATTTTGAATGATTTTGAGTTAATATTGGAGCACGAGATTAGCTTAGCTTTGCAAATTAGCTTTGAAGAGGCTAAAAAGAAGATTAAAAATATTTTGGTCGATAACAAAAAGGCTTAA